The Methylobacterium currus genome contains a region encoding:
- a CDS encoding VOC family protein: MSVISHVCLGTADLARAISFYAALFGELGLTLRFHEPERGWAGWMPLDADRPLVIVGRPWNGEAPAPGNGPMTAFSARSRASVDRCHALALAAGGTCEGPPGLRPHYHPAYYGAYFRDLDGNKLCVACHEAEGDA; this comes from the coding sequence ATGAGCGTCATCTCGCATGTCTGCCTCGGCACGGCCGACCTCGCCCGCGCGATTTCCTTCTATGCCGCGCTGTTCGGGGAGCTCGGCCTCACGCTCCGCTTCCACGAGCCGGAGCGCGGATGGGCCGGCTGGATGCCGCTCGACGCCGACCGGCCCCTCGTGATCGTCGGCCGCCCGTGGAACGGCGAGGCCCCCGCTCCGGGCAATGGGCCGATGACGGCCTTCTCGGCCCGCTCGCGGGCGAGCGTCGACCGCTGCCACGCCCTGGCTCTGGCGGCGGGCGGCACCTGCGAAGGGCCGCCAGGGCTGCGGCCGCACTATCATCCGGCCTATTACGGCGCGTATTTTCGCGATCTCGACGGCAACAAGCTCTGCGTGGCGTGTCACGAGGCCGAAGGGGATGCGTGA
- a CDS encoding FAD-binding protein, which yields MSIYQPRSEAEAATLIGGAAARRERLRLVGGGTRAGIGRPAQDEATLSAAGLTGITLHEPAELVIAARAGTPLAEVEARLAEGGQMLPFEPMDHRALLGTSGEPTIGAVAAGNISGPRRIAGGAARDSLIGVRFVNGRGEAVKSGGRVMKNVTGLDLVKLMAGSWGTLGFLTEVTFKVLPVPERTATLVLSGLDDARAVEAMSLALGSPFEITGAAHLPEGIDGPARTLLRIEGFSASIDYRLGELTRLLRRFGKPDTREGEPAATLWRSVRDVLPFAGGDDAVWRVSTAPSRGPTVTAAIAAARPARWFYDWGGGLVWLATPATGDAGASDVRAALGGAGHATLVRAPDPVRAAVPVFEPLSEPLMRITAGLKAAHDPAGLFNPGRMYAGI from the coding sequence ATGAGCATCTACCAGCCCCGGAGCGAGGCGGAGGCCGCGACCCTGATCGGTGGGGCGGCGGCGCGGCGCGAGCGGCTGCGGCTCGTCGGCGGCGGCACCCGGGCGGGGATCGGCCGGCCGGCGCAAGATGAGGCGACGCTGTCGGCGGCGGGCCTGACCGGCATCACCCTTCACGAGCCGGCCGAGCTCGTCATCGCGGCGCGGGCCGGCACGCCCCTGGCCGAGGTCGAGGCGCGCCTCGCCGAGGGCGGCCAGATGCTGCCCTTCGAGCCGATGGACCACCGGGCGCTCCTCGGCACCTCCGGAGAGCCGACGATCGGCGCGGTCGCCGCCGGCAACATCTCGGGGCCGCGGCGCATCGCCGGGGGGGCGGCCCGCGACAGCCTGATCGGCGTGCGCTTCGTCAACGGGCGCGGCGAGGCCGTGAAGTCGGGCGGCCGGGTGATGAAGAACGTCACCGGGCTCGACCTCGTCAAGCTGATGGCCGGCTCCTGGGGCACTTTGGGCTTCCTCACCGAGGTCACCTTCAAGGTGCTGCCAGTTCCCGAGCGGACCGCCACCCTGGTGCTCTCCGGCCTCGACGATGCCCGCGCCGTCGAGGCGATGAGCCTCGCCCTCGGCTCGCCCTTCGAGATCACCGGCGCGGCCCATCTGCCGGAGGGGATCGACGGCCCGGCGCGCACGCTCCTGCGCATCGAGGGCTTCTCCGCCTCGATCGACTACCGCCTCGGCGAGCTGACCCGCCTGCTGCGCCGCTTCGGCAAACCCGACACGCGCGAGGGCGAGCCCGCCGCGACCCTGTGGCGCTCCGTGCGCGACGTCCTGCCCTTCGCCGGCGGCGACGACGCGGTGTGGCGCGTCTCGACCGCGCCGAGCCGCGGCCCGACGGTCACGGCCGCCATCGCGGCGGCCCGGCCGGCGCGCTGGTTCTACGATTGGGGCGGCGGGCTCGTCTGGCTCGCGACGCCGGCGACGGGCGATGCGGGCGCAAGCGACGTCCGGGCGGCGCTCGGGGGCGCCGGCCACGCGACGCTGGTGCGGGCGCCCGATCCCGTGCGGGCGGCGGTACCGGTCTTCGAGCCCCTGTCCGAGCCCCTGATGCGGATCACCGCCGGCCTCAAGGCCGCGCATGACCCCGCCGGCCTGTTCAATCCGGGGCGGATGTACGCCGGGATCTGA
- a CDS encoding nucleotidyltransferase domain-containing protein, whose protein sequence is MTDIARRADVAEALKPLVSRIVRDAAPLDIRPFGSRTRGEARADSDRDLLVVLPDDADDALLDPVFGWRLQRDSGIRADVLTATRGDLDAVWDVPNTIGSVLAREGIRLNPV, encoded by the coding sequence ATGACCGACATTGCCCGCCGTGCCGATGTCGCGGAGGCTCTGAAGCCGCTCGTGTCCCGCATCGTCCGGGACGCGGCTCCGCTCGACATCCGGCCGTTCGGAAGCCGAACCCGGGGCGAGGCGCGGGCCGACAGCGACCGGGATCTGCTCGTCGTGCTCCCCGACGATGCCGACGACGCCCTGCTCGATCCGGTCTTCGGCTGGCGCCTCCAGCGGGACAGCGGGATCCGGGCGGACGTGCTGACGGCGACCCGGGGCGATCTCGACGCGGTCTGGGATGTTCCAAACACAATTGGATCCGTGCTCGCGCGAGAGGGTATCCGCCTGAACCCCGTCTGA
- a CDS encoding polysaccharide biosynthesis C-terminal domain-containing protein yields MAVIAAFVVNAVMNLALGLLIAQILGPAGFGRFALGTAGAVALNTLLFEWLRLSATRFYSERVRQAEPWIRGMLDRAYLATVVGLGGAALLALAGRSLVGDPALLASAAAAAAIGLGLFDYAAALARARFVGGLYLRLVLVKNSLSLPLMVGTAWTTADAAAVMLAGGLSQFLAALLVRRAFADPPIAHVAARRQDSLRLFMGYGLPIVAANVVYQLMPFANRWAVAAAAGFAEAGYFSLAADIGGRIFSTLGAALDLLLFQIAVLAAETHGHEAGEEQVARNGAVVLALILPSAAGFWALAPALEAIAVPEAFRGHFVTYTLLLLPGLVALALMNFALNPIFQIRRRTLPLVAAGGIGALVNGVAALALARPFGPHGIAAAQSLGFLAAMLFLGIRALTGPGRLRMSWRDPLAVVLATGAMTVALLPLRGLNPWLALPACLVAGGLVYGALVWRFDIAGLRTAVLARFGRVVPAG; encoded by the coding sequence ATGGCGGTCATCGCGGCCTTCGTGGTCAACGCGGTCATGAACCTGGCCCTCGGCCTGCTCATCGCGCAGATCCTGGGGCCGGCGGGGTTCGGCCGCTTCGCCCTCGGCACCGCCGGGGCGGTGGCGCTCAACACGCTGCTGTTCGAGTGGCTGCGCCTCTCGGCGACCCGGTTCTATTCCGAGCGCGTCAGACAGGCCGAGCCGTGGATCCGCGGGATGCTCGACCGCGCCTACCTCGCCACCGTCGTCGGGCTCGGCGGCGCGGCCCTTCTCGCTCTCGCCGGGCGCTCCCTCGTCGGCGATCCGGCCCTGCTCGCCTCGGCCGCCGCGGCGGCGGCGATCGGGCTTGGCCTGTTCGACTACGCGGCGGCCCTTGCCCGGGCCCGCTTCGTCGGCGGGCTCTACCTTCGCCTCGTCCTGGTCAAGAACAGCCTGTCCCTGCCGCTGATGGTCGGCACCGCCTGGACGACGGCGGACGCCGCCGCCGTGATGCTCGCCGGGGGGCTGAGCCAGTTCCTCGCCGCGCTCCTCGTCCGGCGCGCCTTCGCGGACCCGCCGATCGCCCACGTGGCAGCCCGCCGTCAGGACAGCCTCCGGCTTTTCATGGGCTACGGCCTGCCGATCGTCGCCGCCAACGTGGTCTACCAGCTGATGCCCTTCGCCAACCGCTGGGCCGTCGCGGCGGCGGCGGGCTTCGCCGAGGCGGGCTACTTCTCGCTGGCGGCGGATATCGGCGGGCGGATCTTCAGCACGCTCGGCGCCGCCCTCGACCTCCTGCTGTTCCAGATCGCGGTGCTCGCCGCGGAGACCCACGGCCACGAGGCCGGGGAGGAGCAGGTCGCCCGCAACGGCGCGGTGGTGCTGGCGCTGATCCTGCCGAGTGCCGCCGGATTCTGGGCCCTTGCCCCGGCGCTCGAGGCGATCGCGGTGCCGGAGGCCTTTCGCGGCCACTTCGTGACCTACACGCTCTTGCTGCTTCCGGGCCTCGTCGCCCTGGCGCTGATGAACTTCGCCCTCAACCCGATCTTCCAGATCCGCCGCCGCACCCTGCCCCTCGTCGCGGCGGGAGGTATAGGGGCGCTCGTCAACGGCGTCGCAGCCCTCGCCCTCGCCAGGCCCTTCGGCCCCCACGGCATCGCCGCCGCGCAGTCCCTGGGCTTCCTCGCCGCCATGCTGTTCCTCGGGATCCGTGCGCTCACCGGGCCGGGCCGCCTGCGGATGTCCTGGCGCGATCCGCTCGCCGTGGTTCTCGCCACCGGGGCGATGACCGTCGCGCTCCTCCCGTTGCGCGGGCTCAATCCCTGGCTCGCCCTGCCGGCCTGCCTCGTCGCCGGCGGCCTCGTCTACGGTGCCCTGGTCTGGCGCTTCGACATCGCGGGCTTGCGGACGGCCGTGCTCGCGCGGTTCGGCCGGGTCGTTCCGGCGGGGTAG
- a CDS encoding glycosyltransferase family 4 protein — MRIVLVADHASINGGQAKVSLESAIGLAGRGHEVVLFAAVGPADPRLAEAGVRTVLLGQTDVTQARSLARFGVQWLWNGTAAAQLRALVDESDPRDTVVHVHAWAKALSPSIGPVLRGCAAPVVYTAHEYYLACPNGGFYDYPVAAACHRIPNGPACLAHNCDSRTYPRKLMRVARHELMRRTGLVAGIDAMITISKLQREVLAPHLPKAMRYYDVPNPVDAEPLGHRAGPPGDFVFVGRLSPEKGPGLFAEAARLSGMRAIFAGDGPARAELEARYPEAQFLGWQSPDQVKAVLRGARALVFPSVWYEGQPLTVLESLALGTPVLVSDVCAGREAVRHGESGLWFRSNDPRSLADAMAHLANDATAMRMGRSAYDLFWADPLTLERHLDGLERVYRDVAGRGGRATPPVRAVG, encoded by the coding sequence ATGAGAATCGTCCTCGTCGCCGACCACGCCTCCATCAATGGCGGCCAGGCCAAGGTCTCGCTCGAGAGCGCGATCGGGCTCGCCGGCCGTGGCCACGAGGTCGTGCTGTTCGCGGCCGTCGGCCCGGCCGATCCGCGCCTGGCCGAGGCCGGGGTGCGCACGGTGCTCCTCGGCCAGACCGACGTGACGCAGGCCCGCTCCCTCGCGCGGTTCGGGGTGCAGTGGCTGTGGAACGGGACTGCTGCGGCCCAGCTGCGGGCCCTCGTCGACGAGTCCGATCCGCGCGACACGGTGGTCCACGTCCATGCCTGGGCCAAGGCCCTGTCACCGTCGATCGGGCCGGTGCTGCGGGGCTGCGCCGCGCCGGTGGTCTACACCGCGCACGAATACTACCTCGCCTGCCCCAATGGCGGCTTCTACGACTATCCCGTGGCCGCCGCCTGCCACCGGATTCCGAACGGGCCGGCCTGCCTCGCCCACAATTGCGATTCACGCACCTATCCGCGCAAGCTGATGCGGGTCGCCCGCCACGAACTGATGCGCCGCACCGGCCTCGTCGCGGGCATCGACGCCATGATCACCATCAGCAAGCTCCAGCGGGAGGTGCTGGCGCCGCACCTGCCGAAGGCGATGCGCTACTACGACGTGCCGAACCCGGTCGATGCCGAGCCCCTCGGCCACCGGGCCGGCCCGCCGGGCGACTTCGTGTTCGTCGGCCGCCTCTCGCCCGAGAAGGGCCCGGGGCTCTTCGCCGAGGCGGCGCGGCTGTCCGGGATGCGGGCAATCTTCGCCGGCGACGGACCGGCCCGGGCGGAGCTGGAGGCGCGCTACCCGGAGGCGCAGTTCCTGGGCTGGCAGAGCCCCGACCAGGTGAAGGCGGTCCTGCGCGGGGCCCGCGCCCTGGTCTTCCCGTCGGTCTGGTACGAGGGCCAGCCCCTCACCGTGCTCGAATCCTTAGCCCTCGGCACCCCGGTCCTCGTCAGCGACGTCTGCGCCGGCCGCGAGGCGGTGCGCCACGGCGAGAGCGGTCTGTGGTTCCGCTCGAACGATCCGCGCTCGCTCGCCGACGCCATGGCCCACCTCGCCAACGACGCGACGGCGATGCGGATGGGACGGAGCGCCTACGACCTGTTCTGGGCCGATCCCCTGACCCTGGAGCGGCACCTCGACGGGCTGGAGCGGGTGTACCGGGACGTGGCCGGGCGGGGAGGGCGGGCGACGCCGCCAGTGCGGGCAGTGGGGTAG
- a CDS encoding DMT family transporter, with protein MRSPSSSASAILLAALGIGLLSLMDATIKGLSDRYGVTGIAFSRYLVGTLVMAGVLAVLRPGWPSAETWRTNGLRAVLVVATALCFFHGLSVLPLAEALALSFLSPIFIALFAALLLRERVRPPVWAGLLVGFAGVGIVVAGQVGTDAPRAAGSAWGIAAILASALTYALSMVLLRARARHDPVVTIVAIQNAGPAAMLAAPAAWTWIPVATPDWALLVLVGMLGVAGHLVLSRAYAKAEASRLAAMEYTALLWAIGLGYVAFGEVPGVATLGGAGLILAGSALAARR; from the coding sequence ATGCGCTCCCCCTCCTCCTCCGCCTCCGCGATCCTGCTCGCCGCCCTCGGCATCGGGCTCCTGTCGCTGATGGACGCCACCATCAAGGGCCTGTCCGACCGATACGGCGTGACCGGCATCGCCTTCTCCCGCTACCTCGTCGGCACCCTCGTGATGGCGGGCGTGCTCGCGGTGTTGCGGCCCGGCTGGCCCTCGGCCGAGACCTGGCGCACGAACGGCCTGCGGGCGGTGCTGGTGGTCGCGACCGCGCTCTGCTTCTTCCACGGCCTGTCGGTGCTGCCGCTCGCCGAGGCGCTGGCCCTGTCGTTCCTGAGCCCGATCTTCATCGCGCTGTTCGCCGCGCTCCTGCTGCGCGAGCGGGTGCGGCCGCCGGTCTGGGCCGGGCTCCTCGTCGGCTTCGCCGGGGTCGGGATCGTGGTGGCGGGACAGGTCGGGACGGACGCGCCCCGGGCGGCCGGCTCGGCCTGGGGCATCGCCGCCATCCTCGCCTCCGCCCTCACCTACGCGCTCTCGATGGTGCTGCTGCGCGCCCGCGCCCGTCACGACCCGGTGGTGACCATCGTGGCGATCCAGAATGCCGGCCCCGCCGCGATGCTGGCCGCCCCCGCGGCCTGGACCTGGATTCCGGTCGCCACGCCCGACTGGGCGCTCCTCGTCCTCGTCGGCATGCTCGGCGTCGCCGGCCACCTGGTGCTCAGCCGGGCCTACGCCAAGGCCGAGGCGTCGCGCCTCGCCGCGATGGAATACACCGCCCTCCTCTGGGCGATCGGCCTCGGCTACGTCGCCTTCGGGGAGGTGCCGGGGGTGGCGACGCTGGGGGGTGCGGGTCTGATCCTGGCCGGGTCGGCGCTGGCGGCGCGGCGGTGA
- a CDS encoding magnesium transporter CorA family protein, with protein MITLHGSEGVVAEGQDCAARPLPAHGTWLDLDDPSEAETALAETVTGLTVPSRSALSEVQNSRRLNRRRDAFYLSTPMVSFRDDDLSLRPLGFVLTPERLLTVRFQPLAAFDTVKARQAERDGPASSVETFLALVEELIDRLADTLETLSDELDSLSTRIFTFDTSANGNGRREESGPKSFAPKRRDLALRRLLRAIGRRGKALSKLRAALLGLGRILPYVAGEAEGWLKPEERARCESLRLDVASLDEFETRLSETVQFLLDATLGLINMEQNNTFRVLTVVSVIGIPPTLMASVYGMNFKHMPELDWTFGYPFGLAVIAASALVPAVYFKLKGWF; from the coding sequence ATGATCACGCTGCACGGCTCGGAGGGCGTCGTCGCCGAGGGCCAGGATTGCGCGGCGCGGCCCCTGCCGGCCCATGGCACCTGGCTCGACCTCGACGACCCGAGCGAGGCCGAAACCGCGCTCGCGGAGACGGTGACCGGCCTCACGGTCCCATCCCGCTCGGCGCTCAGCGAGGTGCAGAACTCGCGCCGCCTCAACCGGCGCCGGGACGCGTTCTACTTGAGCACCCCGATGGTCTCGTTCCGCGACGACGACCTGAGCCTGCGCCCCCTCGGCTTCGTGCTGACGCCGGAGCGGCTGCTGACCGTCCGGTTCCAGCCGCTCGCCGCCTTCGACACCGTCAAGGCGCGCCAAGCGGAGCGGGACGGACCGGCCTCCAGCGTCGAGACCTTCCTGGCGCTCGTCGAGGAGCTGATCGACCGCCTGGCCGACACCCTCGAGACGCTGAGCGACGAGCTCGATTCGCTCTCGACCCGGATCTTCACCTTCGACACCAGCGCCAACGGCAACGGCCGCCGCGAGGAATCGGGGCCCAAGAGCTTCGCACCCAAGCGCCGCGACCTCGCCCTGCGGCGCCTGCTGCGCGCCATCGGCCGGCGCGGCAAGGCCCTGTCGAAGCTGCGCGCTGCGCTCCTCGGGCTCGGCCGCATCCTGCCATACGTCGCCGGCGAGGCGGAAGGCTGGTTGAAGCCCGAGGAGAGGGCCCGCTGCGAGAGCCTGCGCCTCGACGTCGCCTCCCTCGACGAGTTCGAGACGCGGCTGTCCGAGACGGTGCAGTTCCTGCTCGACGCCACCCTCGGCCTCATCAACATGGAGCAGAACAACACCTTCCGGGTGCTCACGGTCGTCTCGGTGATCGGCATTCCCCCGACCCTGATGGCCTCGGTCTACGGCATGAACTTCAAGCACATGCCGGAGCTGGACTGGACCTTCGGCTATCCGTTCGGGCTCGCGGTGATCGCGGCGAGCGCGCTGGTGCCGGCTGTTTATTTCAAGCTGAAGGGGTGGTTCTGA
- the groES gene encoding co-chaperone GroES, which translates to MQFRPLHDRVVVRRIESEEKTKGGIIIPDTAKEKPQEGEIVAVGPGARDESGKLNPLDVKAGDRVLFGKWSGTEVKIDGKDLLIMKESDIMGVLA; encoded by the coding sequence ATGCAATTCCGTCCGCTGCACGACCGTGTCGTCGTCCGTCGCATCGAGAGCGAGGAGAAGACCAAGGGCGGCATCATCATCCCGGATACCGCCAAGGAGAAGCCGCAAGAGGGCGAGATCGTCGCCGTCGGCCCCGGCGCCCGCGACGAGTCCGGCAAGCTGAACCCCCTCGACGTCAAGGCCGGCGACCGCGTCCTGTTCGGCAAGTGGTCGGGCACCGAGGTCAAGATCGACGGCAAGGACCTCCTCATCATGAAGGAGTCCGACATCATGGGCGTGCTGGCGTAA
- the groL gene encoding chaperonin GroEL (60 kDa chaperone family; promotes refolding of misfolded polypeptides especially under stressful conditions; forms two stacked rings of heptamers to form a barrel-shaped 14mer; ends can be capped by GroES; misfolded proteins enter the barrel where they are refolded when GroES binds): MAAKDVRFASDAREKMLRGVDILADAVKVTLGPKGRNVVIEKSFGAPRITKDGVTVAKEIELADKFENMGAQMVREVASKTNDIAGDGTTTATVLAQAIVREGAKYVAAGMNPMDLKRGIDLATQAAVKDIQSRAKKVSASEEIAQVGTISANGDKDIGEMIAHAMQKVGNEGVITVEEAKTAETELDVVEGMQFDRGYLSPYFITNAEKMIAELEDPYILIHEKKLSSLQAMLPVLEAVVQTGKPLLIVAEDIEGEALATLVVNKLRGGLKVAAVKAPGFGDRRKAMLEDIAILTQGQMIAEDLGIKLENVTLPMLGRAKRVRIEKENTTIIDGAGEKADIEARVQQIKAQIEETTSDYDREKLQERLAKLAGGVAVIRVGGATEVEVKEKKDRVDDALHATRAAVEEGIVPGGGTALLRAKKAVAALTSDNADVQAGIKIVLKALEAPIRQIASNAGVEGSIVVGKISDKGDSETYGFNAQTEEYVDMIQAGIVDPAKVVRTALQDAASVAGLLVTTEAMVADAPKKDSPAPAMPGGGMGGMDF; encoded by the coding sequence ATGGCAGCGAAAGACGTTCGTTTCGCCTCCGACGCCCGCGAGAAGATGCTGCGCGGCGTGGACATCCTGGCGGATGCCGTGAAGGTCACGCTCGGCCCGAAGGGCCGCAACGTCGTGATCGAGAAGAGCTTCGGCGCGCCGCGGATCACCAAGGACGGCGTCACCGTCGCCAAGGAGATCGAGCTCGCCGACAAGTTCGAGAACATGGGCGCCCAGATGGTGCGCGAAGTGGCCTCGAAGACCAACGACATCGCGGGTGACGGCACCACCACCGCGACCGTGCTGGCCCAGGCGATCGTCCGCGAGGGCGCCAAGTACGTCGCCGCCGGCATGAACCCGATGGACCTGAAGCGCGGCATCGACCTCGCCACCCAGGCCGCCGTGAAGGACATCCAGAGCCGCGCCAAGAAGGTGTCGGCCTCGGAGGAGATCGCCCAGGTCGGCACGATCTCGGCCAACGGCGACAAGGACATCGGCGAGATGATCGCCCATGCCATGCAGAAGGTCGGCAACGAGGGCGTGATCACGGTCGAGGAGGCGAAGACCGCCGAGACCGAGCTCGACGTCGTCGAGGGCATGCAGTTCGACCGCGGCTACCTCTCCCCGTACTTCATCACGAATGCGGAGAAGATGATCGCCGAGCTCGAGGATCCCTACATCCTCATCCACGAGAAGAAGCTGTCGTCGCTCCAGGCGATGCTGCCGGTGCTCGAGGCCGTCGTCCAGACCGGCAAGCCGCTGCTGATCGTCGCCGAGGACATCGAGGGCGAGGCCCTGGCCACCCTGGTGGTCAACAAGCTGCGCGGCGGCCTGAAGGTCGCGGCCGTGAAGGCGCCGGGCTTCGGTGACCGTCGCAAGGCCATGCTCGAGGACATCGCGATCCTGACCCAGGGTCAGATGATCGCCGAGGACCTCGGCATCAAGCTCGAGAACGTGACCCTCCCGATGCTCGGCCGCGCCAAGCGCGTCCGCATCGAGAAGGAGAACACCACGATCATCGACGGCGCCGGCGAGAAGGCCGACATCGAGGCCCGCGTCCAGCAGATCAAGGCGCAGATCGAGGAGACGACCTCGGACTACGACCGCGAGAAGCTCCAGGAGCGCCTGGCCAAGCTCGCCGGCGGCGTCGCGGTGATCCGCGTCGGCGGCGCGACCGAGGTCGAGGTCAAGGAGAAGAAGGACCGCGTCGACGACGCTCTCCACGCCACCCGCGCGGCGGTCGAGGAAGGCATCGTCCCCGGCGGCGGCACCGCGCTCCTGCGCGCCAAGAAGGCCGTGGCCGCTCTCACGAGCGACAACGCCGACGTCCAGGCCGGCATCAAGATCGTCCTGAAGGCCCTTGAGGCCCCGATCCGCCAGATCGCCAGCAACGCCGGCGTCGAGGGCTCGATCGTGGTCGGCAAGATCAGCGACAAGGGCGACTCGGAGACCTACGGCTTCAACGCCCAGACCGAAGAGTACGTCGACATGATCCAGGCCGGCATCGTCGACCCGGCCAAGGTCGTGCGCACCGCCCTGCAGGACGCCGCTTCGGTGGCCGGCCTGCTGGTGACGACCGAGGCGATGGTCGCCGACGCCCCGAAGAAGGACAGCCCTGCTCCGGCCATGCCGGGCGGCGGCATGGGCGGCATGGACTTCTAA
- a CDS encoding TetR/AcrR family transcriptional regulator: MRPWRSGPSDRRGYHHGNLKEALIEAARRFIAERGIGGFTLVDAARLVGVSPAALYRHFRGREALLEEVAERGFTELAARLARALRGPGTPLERFTRMGEAYLTFAEEEPGYYAAIFEARPIGPDGGPPAQAPRDRDAFGLLVEALRSTFPDGFSANVDPRFVALEVWALSHGIATLAAAGRLPTGPGLPTKYDLLRAGVLAMVHGATARAG, from the coding sequence GCAGCGGCCCGTCCGACCGGCGCGGCTACCATCACGGCAACCTCAAGGAGGCCCTGATCGAGGCCGCGCGCCGCTTCATCGCGGAGCGCGGGATCGGCGGCTTCACCCTGGTCGACGCGGCGCGCCTCGTCGGCGTGTCCCCGGCGGCGCTCTACCGCCATTTCCGCGGCCGCGAGGCCCTGCTGGAGGAAGTGGCCGAGCGCGGCTTCACAGAGCTCGCCGCCCGCCTCGCCCGGGCGCTGCGTGGGCCCGGCACGCCGCTGGAGCGCTTCACCCGCATGGGCGAGGCCTACCTGACCTTCGCCGAGGAGGAGCCGGGCTACTACGCGGCGATCTTCGAGGCCCGGCCGATCGGCCCCGACGGCGGCCCGCCCGCGCAGGCGCCGCGCGACCGCGACGCCTTCGGGCTCCTGGTCGAGGCCCTGCGGAGCACCTTCCCGGACGGCTTCTCGGCGAACGTCGATCCGCGCTTCGTCGCCCTGGAGGTCTGGGCGCTGTCCCACGGCATCGCGACGCTCGCCGCCGCCGGCCGGCTGCCGACCGGGCCCGGCCTGCCGACCAAGTACGACCTCCTGCGGGCCGGCGTGCTCGCCATGGTGCACGGGGCGACGGCGCGGGCGGGGTAG